The DNA segment CCTTGTCCGTGGTGATGATCGAGGTGGGCAGGCGCGTGGGCGTGCCCCTCTCCGGCGTGTCCATGCCCGGGCACTTCCTTGTCCGTGACGGGATCGACCCCGACGTCTTCGTGGATGCGTTCGCTCGGGGCGCCGTCCTCGACGAGGCGGCCTGCCGGCAGCGCTTCCACCAGGTGCACGGGCCCGGGGCCGAGTTCGACCCCGCGTTCCTGAGGCCGGTCGGCACGGTGGCCATCATCACCCGGATGCTGGGCAACCTGGAAGGCATCGCCACCACTTCGGGGGACCGAGACCTCCTCAGCTGGGTGTTGACGTTGCGGTCGTCGATGCCCGATGCCGGTGGTGCCGAGCACCGCAAGCTGGCGGCGGTGCTGGCGTCGTCGGGTCGCTTCGGTGAGGCGGCGGGCATCCTCGACCGGCTCGCCGGCGAGCACCCCGACGAGGCGTCGTCGGCGCAGCTGGCGCAGGCAGCGCACCGCCTCCGCGCCAAGCTCAACTGATCAGGACAGGCCCAGGCGCCGCGACTGGTCGGACTGGAGGACGCCGTCGGGGTCCACCGAGCGGCGCACCGCCCGCCACTCCTCGAGCCTCGGGTACATGGTGGGTAGCAGCTCGGCGCGCATCCGGCTGTCCTTGGCGAGGTAGAGGCGTCCGCCGGCCTCGGCCACCAGATCGTCGATCCCGTCGAGGAGACCGCTCAGGTCGGGGTCACCCACCGGGATGTCGAGAGCGAGGGTCCACCCCGGGATGGGGAACGAGAGCGGGCCAGGGTTCCCGGGCCCGAAGCGCTTGAGGACCCCGAGGAAGGAGGCGCAGCGAGCTGCCGCGAGGCGCTCGACGATGGCGCGCAGCGTGGCCTCGGCGCCGAGCGGCACGACGAACTGGTGCTGGAGGAAGCCCCGGCGCCCGTAGAGGCGGTTCCACCCGACGACCGTGTCGAGGGGGTGGAAGAAGCGGGTGATCCCCTGCACCTCGCCAAGCCGATCGCTGCTGGGCTTGCGATACCAGAGCTCGTTGAAGGCCCCCACGCTGAAGCGGTTGAGGAGGCCCGAAGGAACGTCGACCGGGATGGTCAGTCGGGGTCCCACCTCGTAGCGGAGGGGCTCGGCGCGCTGACGGCGCGGGAGCTGGTCGACGGTGGCGTGGTCGCCGCGGGTCAGGACCGAGCGACCGAGCGACGCCCCCTGGGCGAGGCAGTCGATCCACGCGACGGAGTACCGGTGGAGGGCGTCGCCTTCGACCATGCGGGCCATGCAGGACTCGAGGTCGGGGGCCCGCTCGGTGTCGACGACGAGCCGGGAGGTGGTGATCGGCTGGAGGCGGAGGGTGGCGTCGAGGACCATGCCGGTGAGCCCCATGCCTCCGGCGGTGGCCCAGAACAGCGCCGGCTCCCGCTCGGGGCCCACGACGCGTCGCTCCCCGGAGGGCAGCAGGAGGGTGACCGCGTCGACCCATTGGCAGAAGCTGCCGCGCACGTGGTGGTCCTTGCCGTGGATGTCGCTGGCGATCGCACCCCCGACGGTGACCTGGCGGGTCCCAGGGGTCACGGGCACGAACCACCCCTGTGGCACCAGGTCGCGCATGAGCTGGTCCAGGCTGCTGCCGGCGTCGACCACGGCTACGCCCGTGCGGGGGTCGAGCGACCGGACACCGCTGAGGGAGGTGCAGTCGACCACCGTCCCCCCGGCGTTGGTGGCGGAGTCGCCGTAGCTCCGCCCGAGGCCGCGGGCGATCACGCCACGGTCGGACGCCCTGGCGAGCAGGCGCGCAACGTCGTCGGGTCCCCTGGGCGAGGCGACCTGTGCCACCGTCGCGCCGGTCCCACCCCACCCGGTGAGCGCCGTCGGCGCCGTGGTCGTGCCGGTCGGCGGGTCGGTCATGCGACGTGGACGCCCGCGGCGAAGAGCGCGGCCCAGACGACCCCGAGGACCTGGAGCGTGCGGTCGCCGATCACGATGTCCTCCGGCGCGCCGCCCTCGCCGGTCGAGAGGCGAAGCGCGTAACGCAGCACGGCGAGGACGAAGGGGATGATCGAGAGCTGGAACCACACGCCGGCCTGGGAGGATCCCGCCTCTTCGAAGGCCCATAGGCAGTAGGCGAGCACCGCCACGCCCGACGCCACGGAGCGGACGTAGAGGAGGAACTGCGGGGAGTACGAGGCCAGGACGGCCCGCTGTCCGGCCAGGTCGCCCCCGGCGTCGATCTCCGCCGACCGCTTGCCGGACACCATGAACAGCGAGCCGAACGAGGCAACGATGAGGAACCACTCGGACACGTCCACTCCGGTGGCAGCGGCGCCGGCCACGGCCCGCAAGACGAATCCCCCGGCGACGGCGGCGATGTCGATGACCGCGATGTGCTTGAGGACGAGGGTGTAGCTCGTCGTGAGGGCGACGTAGGCGGCCACGGTCGCCGGCAGCTGCCACCGTCCGGTGGCGGCACCGACG comes from the Acidimicrobiales bacterium genome and includes:
- a CDS encoding decaprenyl-phosphate phosphoribosyltransferase, yielding MTTSHVAGAPPSGRVGDLARLLRPKQWIKNVLVLSAPGAAGVLTDPGDLARTLVAFVAFCLAASGTYALNDAHDVDADRRHPTKRFRPVASGAVSVASARVLGITLVLAAVAVGAATGRWQLPATVAAYVALTTSYTLVLKHIAVIDIAAVAGGFVLRAVAGAAATGVDVSEWFLIVASFGSLFMVSGKRSAEIDAGGDLAGQRAVLASYSPQFLLYVRSVASGVAVLAYCLWAFEEAGSSQAGVWFQLSIIPFVLAVLRYALRLSTGEGGAPEDIVIGDRTLQVLGVVWAALFAAGVHVA
- a CDS encoding FAD-binding oxidoreductase; its protein translation is MTDPPTGTTTAPTALTGWGGTGATVAQVASPRGPDDVARLLARASDRGVIARGLGRSYGDSATNAGGTVVDCTSLSGVRSLDPRTGVAVVDAGSSLDQLMRDLVPQGWFVPVTPGTRQVTVGGAIASDIHGKDHHVRGSFCQWVDAVTLLLPSGERRVVGPEREPALFWATAGGMGLTGMVLDATLRLQPITTSRLVVDTERAPDLESCMARMVEGDALHRYSVAWIDCLAQGASLGRSVLTRGDHATVDQLPRRQRAEPLRYEVGPRLTIPVDVPSGLLNRFSVGAFNELWYRKPSSDRLGEVQGITRFFHPLDTVVGWNRLYGRRGFLQHQFVVPLGAEATLRAIVERLAAARCASFLGVLKRFGPGNPGPLSFPIPGWTLALDIPVGDPDLSGLLDGIDDLVAEAGGRLYLAKDSRMRAELLPTMYPRLEEWRAVRRSVDPDGVLQSDQSRRLGLS
- a CDS encoding transglutaminase-like domain-containing protein, yielding MDATARFVELVHRPEGAIPLDEAALLIAAHAHPDLDPAAGQARLDEIAGGVLGSTLDALRRHLFVELGFTGDDVHYHDLRNSFLDDVLERRVGIPITLSVVMIEVGRRVGVPLSGVSMPGHFLVRDGIDPDVFVDAFARGAVLDEAACRQRFHQVHGPGAEFDPAFLRPVGTVAIITRMLGNLEGIATTSGDRDLLSWVLTLRSSMPDAGGAEHRKLAAVLASSGRFGEAAGILDRLAGEHPDEASSAQLAQAAHRLRAKLN